A window from Culex pipiens pallens isolate TS chromosome 3, TS_CPP_V2, whole genome shotgun sequence encodes these proteins:
- the LOC120427781 gene encoding macrophage mannose receptor 1-like, with protein MVPKMNVKILLIVIVCTFLLKSADSCDRRRKSYHVYYDRYVDFLGAWSACHSFGQRLATITSEDDARLLKQAIAKTARTSIFYVAGYDTGYNGKWVWFPSNTEITGYSNWYTGLPDLHGERCLEIGRFGGITWNDISCCTHLHYICEESLTFSDSFEIMDPGPNLVKRYYVHYDKHVDFLGAWNACLRYGQRLATVTSQEKANLLQETLDKVQRKSIYYIAGIDTNGDNKNWVWVSRNNAKVAGYTNWHLGQPDNVYDRCIEVGRYGKWTWNDVNCCTPLYYICED; from the exons ATGGTTCCGAAAATGAACGTCAAAATACTGTTGATCGTAATAGTTTGTACATTTCTGCTAAAATCAGCTGATTCCTGCGATCGCCGGCGCAAAAGCTACCACGTGTACTACGACCGGTACGTGGACTTTCTGGGAGCATGGAGTGCCTGCCACAGTTTTGGCCAACGGTTGGCCACCATCACCTCGGAGGACGACGCCCGATTGCTGAAGCAGGCCATTGCCAAAACGGCCCGAACGTCGATCTTCTACGTCGCGGGGTACGATACGGGATACAATGGGAAGTGGGTGTGGTTTCCGTCGAATACGGAGATCACTGGATACTCGAACTGGTACACGGGACTGCCGGATCTTCACGGGGAACGCTGCCTGGAGATTGGTCGGTTTGGGGGAATTACTTGGAACGATATCAGCTGTTGCACGCATTTGCATTACATTtgtgaagag AGTTTAACGTTTTCAGATTCTTTCGAAATTATGGACCCTGGTCCAAACCTGGTGAAACGATACTACGTGCATTACGATAAGCACGTGGACTTTCTCGGTGCGTGGAATGCATGCCTCAGGTATGGCCAACGGTTGGCAACCGTAACCTCGCAGGAAAAAGCGAACCTGCTGCAGGAAACGCTGGACAAGGTTCAGCGAAAGTCCATCTATTACATTGCCGGGATAGACACGAACGGAGATAACAAGAACTGGGTTTGGGTGTCGAGAAATAACGCCAAGGTAGCCGGGTACACCAATTGGCACCTTGGCCAGCCGGATAATGTGTACGATCGGTGCATCGAAGTTGGGCGGTACGGGAAGTGGACCTGGAACGATGTCAACTGTTGCACGCCGCTCTATTATATTTGTGAAGATTAG
- the LOC120427779 gene encoding C-type lectin 37Db-like, with protein sequence MHLFQIETLLLISLVSFAASEILAGQTVKDILTKHKCLCPCGKDWDATKGFVVPFEEGNWFEAASYCASQGMSMLQLRDKFDSQDLKQWLDDHGYGAGQNFWIGANDLAKPGLFRWGLTANEVTFSKWARGEPNFITVRGETEHCVELNPNTMEWNDSGCTKRMHFICETFSN encoded by the exons ATGCATTTGTTTCAAATTGAAACTCTGCTTTTGATAAGTTTAGTAAGTTTTGCTGCGTCAGAAATACTCGCTGGTCAAACTGTTAAGG ACATTCTAACAAAGCACAAATGTCTATGCCCTTGTGGAAAAGACTGGGATGCCACGAAAGGATTTGTCGTTCCGTTTGAG GAAGGCAACTGGTTCGAAGCGGCGTCCTACTGCGCTAGCCAGGGAATGTCGATGCTGCAACTGCGAGACAAGTTCGACAGCCAGGATCTGAAGCAATGGCTCGACGACCACGGGTATGGAGCGGGGCAAAACTTTTGGATCGGCGCCAACGACTTGGCCAAACCGGGGCTGTTTCGGTGGGGGCTGACGGCTAACGAGGTGACTTTTAGCAAGTGGGCCCGCGGAGAACCGAACTTTATTACCGTCCGAGGAGAAACCGAACACTGCGTCGAGCTGAATCCCAACACGATGGAGTGGAACGATTCGGGATGTACGAAGCGGATGCACTTTATTTGTGAAACATTCTCGAATTAG
- the LOC120427772 gene encoding CD209 antigen-like protein 2: MATSRVMKIVLILLYSSISITSGQSKKQYHVYYDRLVNFYGAVSACHSYGQRLATVTSAEDTSRLQQAIAKTSRSGLFFTAGYDSGHNGEWVWFPNGTKISTTGYSNWHSSQPDNHEERCLEVGRFPGTMWNDISCSAALFYICEEQD; encoded by the coding sequence ATGGCCACATCTAGAGTCATGAAAATTGTTCTAATACTTTTATACAGTTCAATATCCATCACCTCAGGGCAGTCCAAAAAGCAGTACCACGTGTATTACGACAGGCTCGTGAATTTCTACGGAGCAGTAAGTGCCTGTCACAGCTATGGCCAGCGGCTGGCCACCGTAACCTCGGCGGAGGACACCAGCCGACTGCAGCAGGCCATCGCCAAGACGAGCCGTTCGGGGCTCTTTTTCACCGCTGGCTACGACTCTGGTCACAACGGAGAGTGGGTTTGGTTCCCGAATGGAACGAAAATTTCCACCACCGGGTACAGCAATTGGCACTCGAGCCAACCGGACAACCACGAGGAGCGCTGTCTGGAGGTTGGCCGCTTCCCCGGCACCATGTGGAACGACATCTCCTGCTCGGCGGCGCTGTTTTATATTTGCGAGGAGCAAGATTGA
- the LOC120427778 gene encoding elastase-1-like, with amino-acid sequence MLRRTALLTLVLCCSIFTACGDQRCGVRQDKTRSLITAGHNVQPGDYPWHAAIYQVLPLKHYICGGTLVGQSVVITSAHCVAVPGRRVARSIDELVVQLGKHLLNVRSDSEQEYGLSSIIVHEGFTGDNHGHDVALLITKDPVRYGKFVQPACLPTFSLANDRVVGTIVGWGYTEQSAVSNSLKAAGAPIVSQDLCRSSNLGAFGGSLTEEMFCAGYRNGTNACNGDSGGGLFRNVRGSWFLLGIVSFTAAQEQDENRCSSTDYTAFVDVAKYKRWIRNNSDPSFGTPCSDLGQPAKLKKQYFVHNNKEVTFLEAWRLCQSYGHRLATVTSEEDNELLEKAIAKSSNPKGPWYIGGTDLGSEGNFLWISTNTPVGYLSGYLNYSPGQPDNAGGNENCLEIGRWGGVVWNDVPCDWRQRYICEYVSRW; translated from the exons ATGCTGCGTCGAACCGCACTCTTGACTTTGGTTCTGTGCTGCAGCATCTTCACAGCCTGCGGCGATCAGCGGTGTGGCGTTCGGCAGGACAAAACGCGCTCTCTTATCACCGCCGGCCACAACGTTCAGCCGGGGGATTACCCGTGGCATGCGGCCATCTATCAG GTGCTTCCCCTGAAGCACTACATCTGCGGTGGCACCCTGGTTGGCCAAAGTGTCGTCATCACCTCTGCGCACTGTGTGGCCGTTCCGGGCCGGAGGGTGGCCAGATCCATTGACGAGTTGGTCGTTCAGCTGGGCAAACACCTGCTAAATGTCCGGAGCGATTCGGAACAAGAGTACGGGCTGAGTTCGATCATCGTGCATGAGGGATTCACCGGGGACAACCACGGGCACGATGTGGCCTTGCTGATTACGAAGGACCCCGTCCGGTACGGAAAGTTTGTTCAACCGGCTTGCCTGCCGACGTTCTCGTTGGCCAACGATCGCGTTGTCGGAACTATCGTCGGATGGGGTTACACGGAGCAGTCCGCGGTGTCCAATTCACTGAAGGCCGCCGGAGCTCCGATCGTGTCCCAAGATCTCTGTCGGAGTAGCAATTTGGGCGCGTTTGGTGGTAGCCTTACGGAGGAGATGTTTTGTGCGGGGTACCGGAATGGGACGAACGCATGCAACGGGGACAGCGGAGGGGGCTTGTTTCGGAACGTGCGGGGAAGCTGGTTTTTGCTGGGGATTGTGTCGTTCACCGCGGCCCAGGAACAGGATGAGAATCGGTGCAGCTCAACGGACTATACGGCGTTTGTGGATGTGGCCAAGTATAAGCGATGGATAAGGAATAATTCTG atccatcATTCGGCACACCCTGCTCCGATCTTGGTCAACCAGCAAAGCTCAAAAAGCAATACTTTGTGCACAACAACAAGGAGGTCACATTTCTGGAAGCATGGCGACTCTGCCAGAGCTACGGCCACCGGTTGGCAACGGTTACGTCGGAGGAAGACAACGAGCTGCTGGAGAAAGCGATCGCCAAGTCCAGCAATCCCAAGGGACCGTGGTACATCGGAGGGACGGATTTGGGCAGTGAGGGCAATTTCCTGTGGATTTCCACCAATACACCGGTGGGGTATCTGAGTGGATACCTCAACTACTCCCCCGGGCAGCCGGATAATGCCGGTGGGAACGAAAACTGCTTGGAGATTGGCCGCTGGGGAGGAGTGGTTTGGAACGATGTGCCGTGCGATTGGAGGCAGCGATACATTTGTGAATATGTTAGTCGGtggtga
- the LOC120427788 gene encoding perlucin-like yields MIFKVCIIFVVFPLVFCTTNVPDATQLDKLVESSTAFYEVGSSTEFYNETEVELREAEARRVGIDVEALSALAYGSPTPVNKTFHLRYRRATFWQAAQYCIDEDKRLASIDSEKQSDQLLLQLKYSSDGFYMAGTDLGREGSWIWINSNRRILQPNWAVGQPDNVGNVENCLQINGAGSATWNDVDCNMINFYICEDNPKLPPLYQ; encoded by the exons atgattttcaaagtttgtataatttttgttgtatttccACTGGTATTCTGTACAACGAACGTTCCCGATGCAACTCAGTTGGATAAACTAGTAGAATCATCGACAGCTTTCTATGAAGTGGGTTCATCTACCGAGTTTTACAACGAAACAGAAGTGGAACTACGTGAAGCTGAAGCTAGAAGAG TTGGAATCGATGTGGAAGCCCTGTCGGCATTAGCTTATGGCAGCCCAACTCCGGTCAACAAAACATTCCATCTTCGCTATCGAAGGGCGACTTTCTGGCAGGCTGCTCAGTACTGTATAGACGAGGACAAACGGCTGGCTTCTATAGACAGTGAAAAGCAGTCGGATCAACTATTGCTACAATTAA AATATTCCAGTGATGGATTCTACATGGCTGGCACTGACTTGGGTCGTGAAGGTAGCTGGATTTGGATTAACTCTAATAGGCGAATCTTGCAACCGAACTGGGCCGTAGGTCAACCGGATAACGTTGGAAACGTCGAAAATTGTTTGCAAATCAACGGGGCGGGATCCGCTACCTGGAATGACGTGGACTGTAATATGATAAATTTCTACATTTGTGAAGATAATCCGAAACTGCCCCCACTCTATCAATGA